From the genome of Amylibacter sp. IMCC11727:
ATATGCGGCTCAAAAATAATCCCAAGGTTTGGGCTTTCGCCTCGTGCGAACACTTCGCCCAGACCAGACCCAACCGACGTGTATACAATCGACCCAGGCATGATCCCAAAGAACGTGGTGAACGCGAAATTGCGTAAGGAAACACCCAAAAACGCAGGCGCAAGGTTTGCCAGAAAAAACGGGATCGCAGGCACAAGGCGCATCAGAAACAGGAAACTGATCTCATTCTCACGTAACCCTGCCTCCATCTTCTGCATCAACCCGGGCTTCTCTGCCAGCTTCGCATGCAGCATATCCCCCAGCCCCAGCTTTGCCGCAGAAAAGATCGCAATCGCCCCAAGCGTTGCGCCAATCACACAGAACAAGGCGCCCGGAAAAATTCCAAACAGGAATCCACCCGCCAACGTCATCACCGCAGCACCCGGCAATGAAAACGCCACCACGACCACATAAA
Proteins encoded in this window:
- a CDS encoding VTT domain-containing protein, translating into MTEATEKKPFDIKRLVPLIVILLVAVVGYFALRDVLSFDTLRDNREALIAWRDSNYALAAIVFIVIYVVVVAFSLPGAAVMTLAGGFLFGIFPGALFCVIGATLGAIAIFSAAKLGLGDMLHAKLAEKPGLMQKMEAGLRENEISFLFLMRLVPAIPFFLANLAPAFLGVSLRNFAFTTFFGIMPGSIVYTSVGSGLGEVFARGESPNLGIIFEPHILGPILGLCALAIMPIIIKKFTKKKDAI